One Microtus ochrogaster isolate Prairie Vole_2 unplaced genomic scaffold, MicOch1.0 UNK14, whole genome shotgun sequence genomic region harbors:
- the Klk13 gene encoding kallikrein-13, whose translation MWPLVAAFVCLTVALSGGISRDYPKILNGTNGTNGFLPGGYTCLPHSQPWQAALLVRGRLLCGGVLVHPKWILTAAHCRKDGYTVHLGKHALGRVENGEQTMEVVRSIPHPEYQVSPTHLNHDHDIMLLELKSPVQLSSHIRALPLSPDDCLPTGTCCRVSGWGTTTSPQVNYPKTLQCANIELRSDEECRQVYPGKITANMLCAGTKEGGKDSCEGDSGGPLVCNGKLYGIISWGDFPCGQPNRPGVYTRVSKYLRWIWETIRNTPKQRETRGRQ comes from the exons GAATCTCCCGGGACTACCCCAAGATTCTCAATGGTACCAATGGAACCAACGGTTTTCTCCCGGGGGGCTACACCTGCCTCCCCCACTCTCAGCCATGGCAGGCAGCTCTACTGGTCCGTGGACGACTTCTCTGTGGAGGTGTTCTGGTTCACCCCAAATGGATACTCACAGCAGCTCACTGCAGGAAAGA TGGGTACACAGTTCACCTAGGCAAGCATGCCCTGGGGCGTGTGGAGAACGGCGAGCAGACAATGGAGGTGGTCCGCTCTATCCCCCATCCTGAATACCAGGTCAGCCCCACCCACTTGAACCACGACCATGATATCATGCTTCTGGAGCTGAAGTCCCCAGTCCAGCTCAGCAGCCATATCCGTGCTCTGCCACTCTCCCCGGACGACTGCCTGCCCACTGGCACCTGCTGTCGCGTTTCTGGCTGGGGTACCACCACCAGTCCCCAGG tgaATTACCCTAAAACCCTGCAGTGTGCCAACATTGAACTGCGCTCAGACGAGGAGTGCCGACAGGTGTATCCCGGAAAGATCACGGCCAACATGCTTTGTGCTGGTACCAAAGAAGGCGGGAAGGACTCTTGTGAG GGTGATTCAGGGGGCCCACTGGTTTGCAACGGCAAACTCTATGGCATCATCTCATGGGGAGATTTTCCATGTGGGCAGCCCAATCGACCTGGTGTCTACACACGAGTCTCAAAATATCTGCGTTGGATCTGGGAGACAATCAGAAACActccaaagcagagagagacaagggGCAGACAATAA